The following coding sequences lie in one Opisthocomus hoazin isolate bOpiHoa1 chromosome 7, bOpiHoa1.hap1, whole genome shotgun sequence genomic window:
- the CFL2 gene encoding cofilin-2 isoform X1 has protein sequence MASGVTVNDEVIKVFNDMKVRKSSTPEEIKKRKKAVLFCLSDDKKQIIVEESKQILVGDIGDTVEDPYTAFVKLLPLNDCRYALYDATYETKESKKEDLVFIFWAPESAPLKSKMIYASSKDAIKKKFTGIKHEWQVNGLDDIKDRSTLGEKLGGNVVVSLEGKPL, from the exons ATG GCTTCTGGAGTAACAGTGAACGATGAAGTCATAAAGGTTTTTAATGACATGAAAGTAAGGAAATCTTCAACcccagaagagattaaaaaaagaaagaaagccgTTCTCTTCTGCCTAAGTGATGACAAAAAACAAATAATTGTAGAGGAGTCAAAGCAGATATTGGTTGGTGACATTGGAGATACGGTGGAGGATCCCTATACAGCTTTTGTGAAGTTGCTCCCTTTGAATGATTGCCGGTACGCTTTGTATGATGCCACGTATGAGACAAAGGAATCTAAGAAAGAAGACCTGGTGTTTATATTCTG GGCTCCTGAAAGTGCACCTTTAAAAAGCAAGATGATCTACGCAAGCTCTAAAGAtgccattaaaaagaaatttacaG GTATTAAACATGAGTGGCAAGTAAATGGTTTGGATGATATTAAGGACCGTTCAACACTTGGAGAGAAATTGGGAGGCAACGTGGTAGTTTCACTTGAAGGAAAACCCTTATAA
- the CFL2 gene encoding cofilin-2 isoform X2 yields MKVRKSSTPEEIKKRKKAVLFCLSDDKKQIIVEESKQILVGDIGDTVEDPYTAFVKLLPLNDCRYALYDATYETKESKKEDLVFIFWAPESAPLKSKMIYASSKDAIKKKFTGIKHEWQVNGLDDIKDRSTLGEKLGGNVVVSLEGKPL; encoded by the exons ATGAAAGTAAGGAAATCTTCAACcccagaagagattaaaaaaagaaagaaagccgTTCTCTTCTGCCTAAGTGATGACAAAAAACAAATAATTGTAGAGGAGTCAAAGCAGATATTGGTTGGTGACATTGGAGATACGGTGGAGGATCCCTATACAGCTTTTGTGAAGTTGCTCCCTTTGAATGATTGCCGGTACGCTTTGTATGATGCCACGTATGAGACAAAGGAATCTAAGAAAGAAGACCTGGTGTTTATATTCTG GGCTCCTGAAAGTGCACCTTTAAAAAGCAAGATGATCTACGCAAGCTCTAAAGAtgccattaaaaagaaatttacaG GTATTAAACATGAGTGGCAAGTAAATGGTTTGGATGATATTAAGGACCGTTCAACACTTGGAGAGAAATTGGGAGGCAACGTGGTAGTTTCACTTGAAGGAAAACCCTTATAA